From the Psychrobacillus sp. FSL K6-4046 genome, one window contains:
- a CDS encoding DUF2621 domain-containing protein, giving the protein MWFILFWVVVLVSLMGIGGFFMFRKFLKSMPKRDGKSDLDWEEYYVDKTIHLWNDEQKALLNELVTPVPDLFRPVAKQKIAGKIGEIALKENAKAITQELLIRGYIIATPKRDHKFLRKKLKEMEVDVSPFEKYFALSEDRKKTSTP; this is encoded by the coding sequence ATGTGGTTTATACTTTTTTGGGTTGTTGTCTTAGTGTCTTTGATGGGAATAGGCGGATTTTTCATGTTCCGAAAGTTCCTCAAATCGATGCCTAAAAGAGATGGTAAATCTGATCTCGACTGGGAAGAATATTATGTAGATAAAACGATACACCTATGGAACGATGAACAAAAAGCTTTGTTAAATGAGCTAGTTACTCCAGTACCTGATTTATTCAGACCTGTTGCAAAACAAAAAATAGCTGGGAAAATTGGAGAAATTGCTTTAAAAGAAAATGCCAAGGCTATCACACAGGAACTGTTGATACGTGGCTATATCATCGCTACTCCTAAAAGAGATCATAAGTTTTTACGTAAGAAACTCAAGGAAATGGAAGTAGATGTTTCACCATTTGAAAAGTATTTTGCTTTGTCAGAGGATCGAAAAAAAACGAGCACCCCTTAA
- a CDS encoding cytochrome c biogenesis protein CcdC, producing the protein MLENIPANVMIIVSTVIALGMGILVTTLRAKSAKKPASAKKILLPPLFMSTGALMFVFPFFRVTLAQIGEALLIGMLFSIVLIWTSKFEHKDGEIYLKQSKAFIFILIGLLIIRLVGKIVLSSTIDVGALSGMFWILAFGMIVPWRIAMFIQFKKMQKQPI; encoded by the coding sequence ATGTTAGAAAATATTCCGGCCAATGTTATGATCATTGTCTCAACAGTCATTGCGCTAGGTATGGGAATTCTAGTAACAACCTTACGGGCAAAATCAGCAAAAAAACCAGCAAGTGCTAAAAAAATATTATTACCCCCTTTGTTTATGTCAACCGGGGCATTAATGTTTGTGTTTCCCTTCTTTCGAGTAACGCTAGCGCAAATAGGTGAAGCTTTGTTAATCGGAATGTTATTTTCTATCGTTCTGATATGGACGTCTAAGTTTGAGCATAAGGATGGAGAAATCTATCTGAAACAGTCAAAAGCATTCATCTTCATATTAATCGGGCTTTTAATCATTCGTTTAGTTGGCAAGATTGTTCTTAGCTCTACAATCGATGTGGGAGCATTAAGTGGAATGTTTTGGATTTTAGCATTTGGGATGATTGTCCCTTGGAGAATTGCAATGTTCATACAGTTTAAGAAAATGCAAAAACAGCCAATATAA
- a CDS encoding response regulator, whose product MPTVLVVDDAVFMRTTIKRMLDDHPFEIVGEAANGLEAIEQYRKLKPDVVTMDVTMPTMTGLEAVKHIIAEFPEARIVMITALGQQKLIVDALEYGAKDFITKPFDPDQLINVLRNVTDIY is encoded by the coding sequence ATGCCGACAGTTTTAGTAGTGGATGACGCAGTATTCATGCGTACAACGATTAAACGAATGCTAGATGATCATCCATTTGAGATAGTGGGCGAAGCCGCTAATGGGCTTGAGGCTATCGAGCAATATAGAAAGTTAAAACCAGATGTAGTCACAATGGATGTTACTATGCCAACGATGACGGGACTCGAAGCAGTAAAGCATATTATTGCTGAATTTCCAGAAGCCAGGATAGTAATGATTACTGCACTTGGGCAGCAAAAGCTTATTGTCGATGCGTTGGAATACGGAGCAAAGGATTTCATCACTAAACCGTTTGATCCGGACCAACTCATCAATGTGTTACGCAATGTAACAGACATATATTAA
- a CDS encoding cytochrome c biogenesis protein CcdA, whose protein sequence is MSTDLNLLLAFGAGFLSFISPCTLPLYPAFLSYITGMSLEEIKTDKKLMQKRGMLHTLFFLLGFSAIFIALGFATSLIGTFFIQYDDLIRQVGAIFIVVFGLIVVGVFKPEFLMKEKKLHFKNRPSGYLGTFLIGMAFAAGWQPCTGPILASVLLLAGSNPGSGVWYMLAYVLGFAIPFFVLSFFITRLNWIRKNSNLIVKVGGYIMIALGILLFFDGLTYIIRILSPIFGDFTGF, encoded by the coding sequence GTGAGTACAGATCTTAACTTACTACTGGCGTTCGGTGCTGGGTTTTTAAGCTTTATTTCCCCATGCACTTTACCGTTGTATCCTGCATTTTTATCCTATATAACTGGTATGTCACTAGAAGAAATTAAAACAGATAAAAAGCTAATGCAAAAAAGAGGCATGCTACATACATTATTTTTCTTGCTTGGTTTCTCTGCTATATTTATCGCATTAGGATTTGCCACATCGTTAATTGGTACATTTTTTATCCAGTATGATGACTTAATCCGTCAAGTTGGTGCAATTTTTATCGTTGTATTTGGATTAATAGTCGTTGGAGTTTTTAAACCGGAATTTTTAATGAAAGAAAAAAAATTACATTTTAAAAACAGACCATCTGGATACTTAGGGACTTTTTTGATAGGTATGGCTTTTGCAGCAGGCTGGCAACCTTGTACCGGTCCGATTCTAGCGTCTGTATTATTACTAGCTGGATCTAATCCTGGTTCAGGCGTCTGGTATATGCTTGCATATGTTCTAGGCTTTGCAATCCCATTCTTTGTTCTGTCCTTCTTTATCACTAGATTGAACTGGATTCGTAAAAATAGTAATCTGATTGTTAAAGTCGGTGGCTATATTATGATTGCTTTAGGGATTCTATTGTTTTTCGACGGATTAACTTATATAATTCGTATATTAAGCCCTATTTTTGGAGACTTTACTGGATTTTAA
- a CDS encoding ABC transporter ATP-binding protein: protein MNEKQPTLTGKDQWLVLKRLLTYLKPHTKMIAFALFLLILTVTGDILGPYLIKTFMDNYLTPREFPTGPLVGLALGYIFIQIGNVLVSYFQLLKFQEIALKIIQQMRIDVFSKVHRLGIRYFDKTPAGSIVSRVTNDTEAIKDMFVSVLVGFVQSGFLVIGVYIAMFLLNVKLALITTILLPILFVIIITYRRYSSVVYQDLRERLSQLNAKLAESLQGMTMIQAFRQEDRLQDEFNDINESHWKAGRRNIKLDSLLLRPAIDMVYALAIIILLSYFGVTSMDNIVEVGVIYAFVTYIDRFFEPINQVMQRLSIFQLAIVAASRVFKLLDESDLAPTQKNVETATIDKGKIEFQNVTFSYDGKTDVLKNISFTAEPGQTVALVGHTGSGKSSIINLLMRFYEFEHGDIKIDGHSVKDFQTAEIRNKMGLVLQDPFLFYGDIESNIRLHGHDLTDEEVREAAEFVQADKFIEKLPNGYKQKVSERGSTFSSGQRQLIAFARTIATNPKILVLDEATANIDTETEVAIQSSLEKMRKGRTTIAIAHRLSTIQDAELILVLHHGEIVERGTHQQLLNEKGLYHKMYLLQNGVVEDIA, encoded by the coding sequence ATGAATGAAAAACAGCCAACACTGACTGGGAAAGACCAATGGCTAGTTCTTAAAAGACTGCTGACCTACTTAAAACCACATACAAAGATGATTGCTTTTGCATTGTTTTTATTAATATTAACGGTTACTGGAGATATCCTTGGACCATATTTAATAAAAACGTTTATGGATAATTATTTAACACCAAGAGAATTTCCTACTGGACCACTCGTTGGTCTGGCATTGGGATATATATTTATCCAAATTGGAAATGTTCTCGTAAGTTACTTCCAGTTGTTAAAGTTCCAAGAGATTGCATTAAAAATCATTCAACAGATGCGTATTGATGTCTTTTCGAAAGTCCATCGCCTAGGAATACGTTATTTCGATAAGACTCCTGCAGGTAGCATCGTCTCTAGGGTTACCAATGATACCGAAGCAATTAAGGATATGTTTGTTAGTGTATTAGTAGGCTTTGTACAAAGTGGGTTCCTAGTTATTGGAGTCTATATTGCTATGTTCTTACTGAACGTAAAGCTTGCATTAATTACTACCATTTTACTGCCTATTTTGTTTGTAATTATCATCACCTACCGTCGATACAGCTCGGTAGTTTACCAGGACTTGAGAGAACGACTAAGTCAGTTGAATGCAAAGCTGGCAGAGTCTTTACAAGGGATGACTATGATTCAAGCATTTAGACAGGAAGATCGGTTGCAGGATGAGTTCAATGATATCAACGAATCACATTGGAAGGCTGGAAGAAGAAATATAAAGCTAGACAGCCTGTTACTGCGACCAGCAATCGATATGGTATATGCTTTAGCAATTATTATTCTCCTCAGCTACTTTGGAGTCACTTCCATGGACAATATCGTGGAGGTTGGGGTGATCTATGCTTTTGTTACTTATATAGATAGATTTTTTGAGCCAATCAACCAGGTGATGCAAAGGTTATCGATTTTTCAATTAGCGATTGTTGCTGCATCTAGGGTATTTAAGCTGTTAGACGAGAGTGATTTGGCGCCTACACAAAAAAATGTGGAAACAGCTACGATTGACAAAGGGAAAATAGAGTTTCAAAATGTTACTTTTTCCTATGATGGAAAAACGGATGTCTTAAAGAATATCTCATTTACTGCTGAGCCAGGCCAAACAGTAGCATTAGTAGGCCATACAGGAAGCGGGAAAAGCTCAATTATAAATCTACTTATGCGTTTCTATGAATTTGAACATGGAGATATAAAAATTGACGGGCACTCTGTGAAAGATTTCCAGACTGCTGAAATTCGAAACAAGATGGGGTTAGTGCTACAAGATCCATTCCTTTTTTATGGGGATATTGAGAGCAACATAAGACTTCACGGTCACGATTTGACTGACGAAGAAGTGAGAGAAGCAGCTGAATTCGTGCAAGCCGATAAGTTTATAGAAAAATTACCAAATGGATATAAGCAGAAAGTGTCGGAAAGAGGGTCTACGTTCTCGAGTGGTCAAAGACAGCTAATAGCGTTTGCAAGAACTATCGCAACGAATCCTAAAATCCTTGTTTTAGATGAAGCAACTGCAAATATCGATACTGAGACTGAGGTTGCCATCCAAAGCAGCTTAGAAAAAATGCGTAAAGGAAGAACGACTATTGCTATTGCGCATCGTCTAAGTACAATTCAAGATGCAGAATTGATCCTCGTTCTTCACCATGGGGAAATAGTAGAAAGAGGCACACATCAGCAATTATTGAATGAGAAAGGTCTATATCACAAAATGTACCTGCTTCAAAATGGGGTAGTCGAGGATATAGCATAA
- a CDS encoding ABC transporter transmembrane domain-containing protein, with product MKVFLELGWYFKQRKKQYLFGVLMLLFVAFLQLFPPKIIGLVVDEIHAGTLTNEFLFKWLTILALAAIGMYVLRYYWRIMIFGSSIYLARLLREKLFNHFTKMAPSFYQKKRVGDLMAHATNDLSAVQQTAGSGVLTLVDSLATGGFVIAAMAITINWKLTIIALLPLPLMAISTSYYGKLLHQRFRFAQEAFSSLNDKAQESISGVKVIKTFGQEKEDTDDFVNLSKEVVAKNMHVAKVDSLFDPTISLVVGMCFFLSIVFGTRFILADEMSIGDLFAFTSYLGLLVWPMLAFGYLFNIVERGRASYDRIRNILEEEIEIDDHAGALDHKPKGDIQFNIEDFKFTGDDRVALHNIQFTLKQGETLGIVGKTGSGKTAILKLLMREFEGYRGTIMYGDHSIVAYKKRALREAIGYVPQDHFLFSTTVAGNIAFANADATMDEIYEAARLANIHEDILQFTDGYNTIVGERGVSLSGGQKQRISIARALMMKPELLILDDSLSAVDARTEEAILESLKKSRTDETTIITSHRLSAIAHAHQIIVMDEGTIKEKGTHEELMELKGMYYEMYQLQQLENLVEKGRDV from the coding sequence GTGAAAGTATTCTTGGAGTTGGGCTGGTATTTTAAACAAAGGAAAAAGCAATATTTATTTGGCGTTTTAATGCTTCTATTTGTTGCATTTTTGCAGCTTTTTCCACCAAAGATTATTGGGTTAGTAGTAGACGAGATTCATGCGGGGACACTTACTAACGAGTTTTTATTTAAATGGCTTACTATTTTAGCCTTAGCAGCAATAGGGATGTATGTTCTACGTTATTACTGGCGTATTATGATTTTTGGTTCTTCTATTTATCTCGCTAGGTTATTGAGAGAAAAACTATTTAATCATTTCACCAAAATGGCTCCTTCCTTTTACCAGAAAAAACGGGTTGGAGATCTTATGGCTCATGCGACAAACGATTTGTCTGCAGTACAACAGACGGCTGGATCAGGTGTTTTAACCTTGGTGGATTCCTTGGCAACGGGGGGCTTTGTTATAGCTGCAATGGCAATTACGATTAACTGGAAGCTGACAATCATTGCCTTACTGCCATTACCATTGATGGCCATTTCTACTAGTTATTATGGAAAGCTGCTCCACCAACGTTTCCGTTTTGCACAGGAGGCTTTTTCTAGTTTAAATGATAAAGCTCAAGAAAGTATTTCCGGGGTAAAAGTCATTAAAACATTCGGTCAAGAGAAAGAAGACACAGACGATTTTGTTAATCTATCAAAAGAAGTTGTCGCTAAAAATATGCATGTAGCCAAGGTAGATTCTCTATTTGACCCAACGATTTCTTTAGTCGTGGGAATGTGTTTCTTCTTGTCTATTGTGTTTGGAACACGTTTTATATTAGCTGATGAGATGAGTATTGGAGACCTATTTGCTTTTACTTCCTATTTAGGATTACTAGTTTGGCCGATGCTAGCATTTGGCTATCTATTTAATATTGTAGAGCGTGGAAGAGCTTCCTATGATCGGATAAGAAATATATTAGAGGAAGAAATTGAAATCGATGACCATGCAGGAGCATTGGATCATAAGCCTAAAGGTGATATTCAATTTAATATTGAAGATTTCAAATTTACTGGTGACGATCGTGTTGCTTTGCACAATATCCAATTTACCCTAAAGCAAGGAGAAACTTTAGGAATTGTAGGGAAGACTGGCTCTGGGAAAACAGCAATTTTAAAATTGTTAATGAGAGAGTTTGAGGGGTATCGCGGTACTATTATGTATGGCGACCATTCCATAGTTGCCTATAAGAAGAGAGCTTTGAGAGAGGCGATTGGTTATGTTCCTCAAGATCACTTCCTATTCTCTACGACCGTTGCTGGTAATATAGCGTTCGCAAATGCAGATGCAACGATGGATGAAATCTATGAAGCAGCAAGATTGGCCAATATCCACGAAGATATCCTTCAATTTACGGACGGCTATAACACGATAGTAGGAGAGCGGGGAGTATCGTTATCAGGTGGACAGAAGCAACGTATTTCAATTGCACGTGCCTTGATGATGAAGCCAGAATTACTAATACTTGATGATTCTCTTTCAGCTGTTGATGCGAGAACAGAGGAAGCAATATTAGAATCATTGAAGAAAAGTCGTACAGATGAAACGACTATTATTACTTCCCATCGTTTAAGTGCCATTGCGCATGCACATCAAATTATTGTGATGGATGAAGGTACTATTAAAGAAAAAGGGACGCATGAAGAGCTAATGGAACTAAAAGGGATGTATTATGAAATGTATCAGTTACAGCAATTAGAGAATCTTGTGGAAAAAGGGAGGGATGTCTGA